Within the Telopea speciosissima isolate NSW1024214 ecotype Mountain lineage chromosome 4, Tspe_v1, whole genome shotgun sequence genome, the region GATCCAACGGTTAGTAGACAagctcaattcaaaattcaaaattcaaaattgtcatttaaaacttaaaaaatgcCAGACTATCGAGGAGCTCGTCTACTAACCATTGGATCAACATGAAATTTATTTGACTGACCGTGTGTTGAGCGCAGCACGACGGCCACTCAACCCCAGGCCACAGACGAACTCGATCCTTAAGATAGACAAATCACTCCTTGATTGTTTATATGTCAACTTTGTTACCCATCTCAACCAAATAGCTGATCATCTAGTAGtcttttccttgtattttcGAAGCCAACCTTGTAGTAAAAGTAACTTTAATCACCGAAATCTAACCAAACTTGAGCTATTGATGGTGACACATACTATAATGCTTTGGCactaaaatttaaatatatatatatgcaccGAAATGTGATGTGAACTTATGAACAAATATTGAGCACAAAGCTATGAGGTTGCAATTAAAATTGGTCAAAACTGTTAGTCAAGGGGTGTCTCATCAGTTTTGAACTTGTGATTGAACCTAATATTCTCTATGTTGTTGAAGATCCTGATTTGAGGAAGAATTTTGGTTTCGACTTGAACCTAGGCCTAACTCCTACCCCAATCAAGGCAAACCAAACCATTATTCTACTTGGGCTTGGTGGATTTTGGATTACTTTGTAGTTAATTTGGATCTTTAGGTCGTGTTTGCCAGCATTTTCACTtgggctccatttgtttcaatgaaaattttacttgaaaatttttcactccaaaatattttaaatgttgaaaagtgtttTTACCATGTAAAATCTTACATTTACGATGTAAAAATATCGGGTAAaatttttcaagtaaaattttatgtcgaaacaaatggagccttcATGAAAGTGTTTTTGCACTAAGAGTGTTTGAGCCATGTGTGGTTAGGTTCCATTGCCTAAAGTGGAATGAAGGGTTGTTTTAGAGTTCAAAAAAGGAcgagaggggaggggaggaaagAGAATGCCGGTTAGTCATGTCTTGTATGTCCCTCCCTACTACCATACACATGGttggcaaaatgaccactccGCCCCACATGTTTGATGTCTGAGCATGTGTTCCCATCGGCTCCCCTACCAGCATGGAGGTCACATGAACGTTGCTCAGTCGTATACCTCTACACCTATACACCTTGtcggcaaaatgatcaccccgcCCCACATGTTGGATGTCTTGGTGTGTGTTCCCATTGGTCCTCGTGCCAACGCAAAGGCCATGTGATCAAGAAGTATTTTCTCTCCCATTTAAaatgtttatttatttctacTCTAAAGGCTTGGTTTACTTTGTGAGAGTTAAAAAAGATTGATACTATCGAACTAGCAAAGGGTGTCAATTGCACATTGAAACCATTTATCTAAATCAAAATGGATTAACCAATTACTAAtctgttcaattttggtttaccgtaccaaaaaattttggttttataaattaaaatcGTTTATTAAGTTATTTGATTCAGTTTTGAAGCCATGAAAGCTGTTATATTAATGAGCCAATTATAAATACTAATCCAACTGAAAAGCATTCTTTattaattgattttgatttgaaactGATTAATTGGAACCGAATTGATTAGCACCCTTAAACATGCTTCCCCTGTTTTTCTCCCTAGGGCATGTTTTAGTACACAGTATCAGAACGGGTATCGATAACACACAAAACCAATAagatatcgatacggtatcagtCTTGATCGgttgtatcagacaaaattactcctgaaattccttaaaaatgagttttttgaccattttaccccttgtccgtaccgtgtTACCAATATGGTATCGATACAATATTGATATCAATGACTAATAAAATCGATACGTATCATCCGATACAatatcgatacttagaaccatgctcttggagtctcagggaagtttttttttttcagaaaaaagaatgaaggaaaagaaagagaaagcgaaGAAGGAAAAGGGGAGGAAAAGTGAAGGAAGTTAAAACCGATACGTATCGCCCGATataataccgatacttaaaaccatgctcttggagtcttggggaagtttttttttttcaaaaaaacgaatgaaggaaaagaaagagaaagcgaaGAAGGAAAAGGGGAGGAAAAGTGAAGGAAGTTGTCGTTCCGGTAGAGATTGCCAATGGGATGAATAGACAGAAATGGGGTTTGAAAACAACACCCAACAAAAGGCTTCCCCACGCCATCTTCTCCAAACCGAATAAGCACATTCCTCTGTTCCTCTTCCACcgaacatctctctctctctctctctctctctctttctttctctctctttctctctgtgtcTGTCTTTACTCGGATTCCTTACCCTTAATATGCGCAGTAGCAGAGTTGTCCCTTTCTCTGTGCCTCCATCAGTATACTAGGGCTTGGGTTCGTATCGGGGTGTAAGGGGTTTGGGTCCCTGAGAGATGTGGGATGCTTGGAGATTTCATGAACCACTTTTCCCGCTGTTGTTGGAAGCCCTTTGGCGTCAATGTTGATGGTTCTGCTACTGTTGTTGCTGGGCGTGAAGGTAGAGATGGCCTTCTCTGGTTCCGTGACATTGGTCGTCATTCCTTCGGTGATTTCTCCATGGCCGTCGTTCAAGCCAACCAGGTGCTTGAAGACCAGAGCCAGATCGAGTCTGGTCCTTTTGGCACTTTTGTCGGCGTCTATGATGGTCACGGTGGCCACAACGCCGCTCGTTACGTCTGCGACCACCTCTTCCGCCATTTTCAAGGTTCTTATTCGTTCTATCGGTTCCgtctttcctttctctcctccccccccccccccacctcaaTCCCTCCCGTTAGTTGTCTTTTTCGATCTATCATGAACTTCACTCTCCATACTTTGTATTACACTTAGCTTTGACGAATTGATTGTAATTAATGCAACAAAATAGCGCACGCTTCGGTAACCACCAGTTGGACTTTGGGTTCTCAACTGGTATTAAACTGCTACATTGATTGTCGATGGAAACTCACACTCTTTCAATTAAAAGATGATCATATTGAAATCCCATAACTCCCTTTTCACAGTAAACGGACGGATTGGCCAAATGCTGAATTTTTATGCTAGAaagtagaaaccttaaattatGCCATGGTAGAGTAGATTTCcttagttttctttcttgttttctcCATTCTTTAAAGATACATATTTGGCATTAAATATTAAGCTTTCCTGCTACCAAATTGTGAGTGATATCTTATTAAATTGCATGCAGTTATGAGTTTTATTTTGTAGCCCCCAAAGTTAGAAATTTCAAAATCTTGCCGTCTGAGGTGCTGTTATTTATTCCTGAATGTATCATATCTTTTGGTAGTCTTCATTTCATCTTGATTTTCAGTTTTTGTTaacttatatttttttcttgttgacCTTATCTTGCAGACAAGTCTCCTCGACTAGCATCTGTATAAGGGATCTTCTAATTGTGCAGAGTAGAGCAAATgcgtgtttttctttttcatttttaggaTAAAGTTAGAATTTTGGACTGACTGGTTTAAGAGTCGTATTGGGTTGAACCTTTAAGACTCAAATGACGTGGAGAAAATTGTCTTACTAGTTACTAGAGAGCCTTATCATTTCCTGGTCCTTACACCGATGCCCTTCATTGATACAGCTTATTGGTTTGTGTACATGCCAAGTACAATAATAGAATGCTAGAAGCTAGATATTTTGTGTAATAATTGGGCAGTCCACTAGTACATTTGAACCTTTTGTGACTACCCTTTATTCAAACTAATATACTTCTCCGTTATcaacagaaaaaaagaacttGGAGTGAGTTTAAACatgaaaaatgaacatttgttcctcccctccccccccccccccctccctccctcttaagaatatttttttaaaataaatcttgATCCACTTTCCTTTACTCCCTAGACTGGCCAAATGGAACACATGttgaactgttttttttttggccattggATTATTTTGGCTTCTCGTTAAAGAAGAATCTTGTCTTAACATGTTTATGAAGTCTCACTAATCATGTTTATGCAGAGATATCAGCACAGGCCCAAGGTGTGACatgtgagaccattaggagagcTTTTCTTCAAACAGAAGAAGGGTTCACAGCCCTTGTTTCTGAGTTATGGGATACTCAACCTCAGATGGCAACAGTTGGGTCATGCTGTCTAGTTGGAGTGATATCTCAGCGGACCCTCTATGTGGCAAATCTAGGAGATTCCCGTGTTGTTCTTGGAAAAAGAGTTGGAAACACCGATGGTGTTGCTGCCATACAATTATCAACTGAACACAATGCTAACCTGGAGAGCGTGAGACAGGAACTCAAAGAATTGCACCCAGATGACCCTCAAATAGTTGTCCACAAACATGGAGTTTGGAGAGTAAAAGGCATTATTCAGGTTAGTTCATGAtacatttttttccccttctgttTCTTCTGCCTGCAATTCTCAGAGGCTTTGATAAACTGTTCCTAGCCTGTAGCATTTTAATTTCCAAAATAAATTGTCTATAGCATATGGTATATAATTGCTCTTGACAATTAGATGACCCACATTCCCTCTTACGGACATAAGGAAGttcttttaaatttgaaaatattccTAGACCATAGACAGGTTTTTGGAAAATTTATATAGGAACATGCCTTAAATTTCTAGAGAACATAACAATTTTAAAAGCATTGTAAAGGAAAGGGGGGATCTGATGCAGCCATGATGCCTCCAGATAGGGATGTCAATCGGTTGGTTTCACTGGTTTCGGTGTGAGAACGAGTGagtccaaaacatgatccaataagtgTGTTCCGGTTTCAGTTTCTCTTATTGGTTTACTATCGGTTTGGTTTCCATTTTACCATGTAATATATTCAGaagtactaaaaaaaaaaaacaaaaaaaaacaaagtgtgttttatgatttttgggCTGGTATTGGTTTCTTATTGGGTCGTATCGTTTTTGGTCCGGTTTTTTAGTTTAGTTCGGTGTCTTATCAATTTCTCTGGAGACTGGTTTGGATTCGGTGTCACAAAATCCCAGTCCGAAACATGATCCAGTAAGCGCATATCGGGTTCTGTTCGGGCTagattttgacacccctatgacTCCAGCCATTAGTGCTCCCATGCCATCACAAACATTTAATGTCCACGCCACTTTTCCCCTCTCTTCCAACAGCTcctatctcttcttcttgttttctttctttctttcttctttatgtaTGTAATGTATTCCTTGAGAAAGTTAGTTTTGGAACCCCCATTATTGTGTATGAACCTTGAGTTTGCTTTGAGAGTTGAGTGAGTCTTCTTTTTGTTGGGTGAGTGATTCCCAAACCATCCACCAATTCTTGTATGCTCCTTCCTTATTAATGAAATTCTTctaatttctttcttctatttctattttcattaccCTTTGAGCTTGGCCTATATCAACTTGCcatcagagcaggttttgaTTCTTGTGGAAAATTAGTGTACTAAGTCTATCCAAAATCAAGAAGCACACTCAACAATGGAGAACAGGGTCAGCGATCGATTCATTGCTTCAATCACTGCTTCAGACTCGAGGACGAGTTTTTTAAAAACGGGGGAGAATGATGCAACCATGATACCTCCAACCATTAATGCTCCCATGACATCACAAGCATTTAATGTCCAATCCACTttccccctctcttcttcttcttgttttctttctttctaaatctttttacacacacacacacacacacacacacatatatatatataatgttattCCATTGAGAAATGTAATTTTGGAGAGGCCCTTCTCAAGTTCATAATCGCAATACCCGCACACTACCTGACCGATGTAGGACTAAACCCCCTATTCTTGGCCATGGAGCCCACTCACTACATCAAGAGTCCTTGTACCCAAATACAAGTAATTGTCAACAATAACAATGTGATAATGACAATTTGACACTAATGTGGTAGGAGTTGTGCTTCTACATTAGATCTAGGGAGGGATTAAAGGGATTTATATGGGAGTTGGTTATAGTCTTTTGGAATTTGAGGCTAGGTTTTGCAGAATAATGATGTGGAACACAAAGACTGCTAGGATTCAGATTTGGGCAGTGCAACTAGGATTATAAGAATTGTTCAATGGATACGTTTTGATGTCCTAGCTAGAGATTACTAAATTAGGTTTTAAGGATAGAAAAGTTAATGGACCACTTGGTTGAAGGAATACAGTTAAAGAAATGTTgattccaaggttttaaaattggATCAGAATTGGCCGACCACAATCCTGATCCGATTTTGTGATGCTTCCGGGTCGATTCAGATCAG harbors:
- the LOC122657446 gene encoding probable protein phosphatase 2C 42: MLGDFMNHFSRCCWKPFGVNVDGSATVVAGREGRDGLLWFRDIGRHSFGDFSMAVVQANQVLEDQSQIESGPFGTFVGVYDGHGGHNAARYVCDHLFRHFQEISAQAQGVTCETIRRAFLQTEEGFTALVSELWDTQPQMATVGSCCLVGVISQRTLYVANLGDSRVVLGKRVGNTDGVAAIQLSTEHNANLESVRQELKELHPDDPQIVVHKHGVWRVKGIIQVSRSMGDVYMKHAQYNREPINGKFRLSEPMNMPIVTANPSIITHNLQPDDSFLIFASDGLWEHLSNEKAVDIVHNHPCEGSAKRLIKAALQEAARKREMRYTDLTRIDKKVRRHFHDDITVIVLFLNHDLIARGMAQGPPISVRSALEH